Below is a window of Lacibacter sp. H407 DNA.
TCCATGTGCTAATCGGAAGACGTTCATTTGTTTTTGCAACCCGTATCAGTTTTTCTGTGATGTAGATCAACGAAGCAAACAGGAAAAAGCTGTACACATGCGACATGGAAGGCTGAAAGAAACTATAGTAATAGAGATTGGTGCCTGCAGCAAGGCCAATCAAAGCAATTGCTGCTGTTCGTTTATTATAGTATTGAAGAATGACATTCCATAGCAGAAGTAAACCTGTAAGCAAATAAAAAATACCTGCGGCCATCAATCCATAACTGTAGATCTGACTATGTCCGTCTGCCGGATAGCCCAATGGTTTACTCAACCAATGTGCGATCAAAAAAAACGGAAACTCAAGTAATGCAACGCCCGATGTGTATTTACTGTAAATAATGTTGGTGCCGGGATATTCCCGCAGGTAGGCTGTGTCTTTTACTGCTTCCTTTTTAAATCCATCATAAATAAAAACAGCCGGTAAATAAATGTAGTATCCTTCCATATCGGACCATATCAATTTCTCCGGATACTTATTTGCATTGATTGAAAGGAAACAACAAACAATGATGATTGTTGGTAACAAAAGGTATTTCAATTTTTGCATGAGTCGGCTATTTGGAAATAAGGGATCGTCTGTATGATTGCGTTAAAACCAACTCTTCACATCAATTGCTTTCTCTGTATCGGTTGTGTGCAAGGCCATAGAGAAATTTTTCATAACGGAGTAGCCACCGTATTCCCCTTTTTTATTGATGGCAATAAATCCACCTTGCACATTTTTTGCTTTATCACCATTGTTTTTTACAATGCGTCGTACAGCTTCTTTGCAGGCTTCTTCAGGACTTGCACCATGCCGCATCATTTCAACAATGGTATGGGCACCACATATCTTTACAATTTCTTCACCAATACCGGTGCAGGTAGCGGCGCCTACTTCGTTATCAACAAACAAACCGGCACCAATGATCGGTGAATCTCCTACACGTCCTCTCATTTTAAACGCCATACCGCTTGTGCTGCAGGCACCACTGAGATTTCCATTTGCATCAAGAGCTATCATGCCGATGGTATCATGGTTCAATAATTCCGAAGGCCATTTGTACAACATCGCCTCATCCTTGTTTTTCTCCTGTAGAATTTTTTCTTCCAGATCTTTCATGGTACGCATTGGATCATACTTCGATGTTTTCAACCATTCCTTCCATGCTTTTTCTGCTTTGGGCGTTAACAGGTTTGTTCGTTCAAAACCTTTGCTTAATGCAAACTGTAACGCACCTTCACCAACAAATTGCACATGCGGTGTTTGTTCCATTACAAGCCTTGCCACTTTTACGGGATGCAAAATATCTTCCAGTCCCATAACGGAACCACATTGTCCTTTTTCATCCATTACACAGGCATCAACGGTAACACGACCATCCCGATCGGGCAAACCACCATAGCCTACACTGGTATCGGTAGGGTCGGCTTCCGGTATCATTACGCCAGCTTCTACAGCATCAAGGGCACGGCCGCCTTTGCTCAACACTTCCCATGCAGCTTTGTTAGCTTTCAGATTTGGTGCCCATGTGCTCAGCACCACAGGTCCATTTGCTTTGGCAGCATCGGAAGCACAGCTTTGCATTGACAGTAAAGCAGTTGAAACACCGGTAAGCTGTATAAATTTTCGTCTGTCGAGCATGGGATCTATGTTAATGAATGGTGAATGTAAGATGATTTTGAAATTTTCCGCCGATTCCATTAAACCTTCCTGATGCGGTGAGGTCTGTAATTACGTATCTGAAAACAAAAAATAGTAAAAACATTACCACATGAAGAAGCTCATCATTTTATCCGTAGTTGCTGTAGCAGCATTTGTTGTTTCAATTGAAGAATCAACTGCACAAACCAGGCGCAAGCTTGACCGTAAAGAAAACCGTGTTGACCGTCGTGAAGACGTAAGAGATCGACGTGAAGACGTACGAGACAAACGTGAAGACGTTCGTGATCGTAGAGAAGATGTTCGTGATGCAAAACACAATGGCGGTCGCAGAGATCGTATCGAAGATGTGCGTGACCGTCGTGAAGATGTAAGAGACCGTAAAGAAGATAAGCATGACAGAAGAGAAGATATCCGTGACCGTAAGGAAGACCGCAGAGACCGTAAACGTGGCCGTTTCTAATTTATAAAAACCCTATGCTGAAGTACTCTTCCCATACCCGGGGTAACACAGAAATGTGTTACCCTTTTTTCGTCGGTACCAAAGGTCAGACGTATAGCGAGAAAGGGTTGCCAACCTTCCAAAAGTTGGCAACCCTGGATTCAAATTTCTAATGAATCCTGTCGCCACGTATTTCCATGCGGTTCATCAAATCTTTTTCAAATACCAACCATTGTTTCCATCGGTCACGTACTTTCTTTTTGGGGAGATAATGTTCGGCCATGGTAATGAACAATGTGTAATGCCCGGCTTCACTTTCCATAAACTTGCGGTAGAATTTCCGCATGTACGCATCATCCAATCCTTCACTTAAACGTTTAAAGCGTTCGCAGCTTCGGGCTTCAATCAACGCCATCGTTAACATGTCATCCAGAAAACGGTCATCGGGATGTCCGCCTTTTACCTGAAAGCCGATCAATTCATTTACATAAACATCTTTTCGTTGGCGGCCTAGTTTCAATCCACGTTTGTGCAACTCTGCCAGCACTGCACGGAAATGGCCCCATTCTTCCGTAACGATCGGTGCCAGTTCAGTGATCAATAATTCATGTTGGCTGTAACGTTGAATCAATGTAATGCAGGTAGTGGCTGCTTTCTGTTCGCAATACGCATGGTCGGTTAAAATATCTTCCAGCGAAATAGAGGCAAGGTCAACCCAACGTGGGTCGGAGGGAAGTTGTAAGCCAAGTATATTCTTTACGTCAATTGAATCCTGTTCCATATTGCAAAAATAAAGGCTCTCTTGAATAAGAGAGCCTGCTTACTTTAAAAACCAAGATTTGATGAGGTGTTCATCATAGATCAGCCAACGACCACTATAAAAAAATATAAGATGCTAATGAATATAGTGCAAAGTGAAGGAAAAACGATATACGAAACAATACCACAAAGTGGGTATGCTTGCGGTGGATTAGGGTTACCAACCTTTAAATAGATTAAATGTGTTAATAGTTTATGCTGGCAAGGTTGTCAACCCTTTAAACAAGCCTAAATTTACAATCCTTGTCAGGCAATTCTTTTTTGTTTAATTTCCGCCTTTATACCCATTCACTATGCGATTGATCCCATTCCTTCTTTCCGCTGCTGTAACCATTGGTCTCGTTTACGCACTGAACACCAGAATTGGCCCGGCACCTGCATTGGGTGAATTTTTAAGTCCGCAACACGGCTTTTGGCAAAATGCAGAAAAAGCAGAGCATGACTTTAATGAGGAACTAAGCTTCCCGCAACTCAACGGTAATGCAAGTGTATATTTTGATGAACGATTGGTGCCGCATGTAGTAGCAGACAACGATGCCGATGCGTATTTTATTCAAGGTTATCTGCATGCAAAATTTCGTTTATGGCAAATGGAATTTTCAACACATGCTGCTGCCGGACGTATCAGTGAGATCATCGGCGAACGTGCGATCAACTTCGATAAAGAGCAACGTCGCATCGGGATGGTATTTGCAGCGGAGAATATGTTGAAAGAAATGGAAGCAAATGAGTTTACCAAACTCTCGGTAGATAATTACACCAAAGGCATCAATGCGTATATCGAAACGCTTAACAAGAGTGCATTGCCCATTGAATATAAAATACTCGGCTATCAACCGGAGAAATGGACAAATCTGAAAACCGCCCTTTTCATCAAACAAATGACGAAGACATTGGCTTTTTCAGTTGATGATCTTCCGTTAACTGCATTGAAAAAAGTTTTTTCAGATGATGAGATCGAAGTTCTCTACCCACAATTGCAGGATTCATTAGATCCCATTGTTCCAAAAGGAACCGTGTTCGATAAGCCAGGTGCGATCGCTGTTGCACCTGCAAGTGTTGATTCGTTGTATCTGCAACAAAAAGATTCTGCACTGAAAGTGGCTATGATTGATCAGCCATCAAAAGATAACGGCAGCAACAACTGGGCAGTGAGTGGTGCAAAAACAAAAAGCGGTGCGCCTATACTCAGCAACGATCCACACTTGGAATTGAGTTTGCCTGCCATCTGGTACGAAATGCAAATTACTACTAACAACATGAATGCTTATGGTGTTTCGTTTCCCGGCATACCCGGCGTTGTAATTGGTTTTAACGACAGTATTGCATTTGGTTTTACGAATGCAGGAAGAGATGTGCGTGATTTTTACGAGATCAAGTTTAAAGATGAAACTAAAAAACAATATTGGTTCGATAACGATTGGAGAGATGCACCACAACGTGTAGAAGAGATCAAAGTAAAAGGGAAGGCAACAGTGTTGGATACAGTTTCTTATACCGTGTTTGGTCCTGTTACGTACGATGAAGATTTTTCTACACCACTCACCAATAACAAAGCCATTGCTACACGATGGATCGCACACGATCCCAGCAATGAATTATTGATGTGGCATTATCTCGATCGTGCCAAAAATTACGAAGATTATTATCAGGCTATTCAATACTTCACCGTGCCTGCACAGAACATGATCTTTGCAAGTAAGCGGGGTGATATTGCCATTTGGCAGCAGGGACATTTTCCCTTGCGTTGGAACCGGCAGGGTTTGTACGTAATGCCGGGGCAGGACAGCAGTTATATGTGGCAGGGTCTTATTCCGCTCAATGAAAACCCGCATTCGGTAAATCCGGAACGTGGTTTTGTGAGCAGTGCCAATCAACGTCCGGTTGATGGAAACTATCCGTACTTTATTCCCGGTGGTTATGATGTGTATCGTGGTTCGGAGATCAACAAGCGGTTGGCAGCAATGAATAATATTACACCCGATGATATGAAACGGTTACAGGCTGTGAATTATAATCCGTTGGCAGAAGTAGTTACCAAGCTGATGTTGAAATATACCAACGAGGCTGAATTGGGTGGCGATGATAAACGTTTCTTCAGCATGATCAAAACATGGGACATGCAGAATAGTATTGACTCAAAAGCAGCAACGGTGTTCCAGGTCTGGTACGACAGTTTAGAGCGAAGAGTGTGGTACGATGAATTAACACAAGAGGATTCAGTTGTGTATGAATGGCCTTATGAATTTACATTGGCCGATGCGTTAACGAAAGATTCTGCTTTTGTTTTTCTGGATGATATACGAACATCCAATAAAGAAACGATTTTCGACATGTTTGCGGCTTCGTTAAAAGCGGCAACACCAGCATTGCTGCAAAAGGAAAAAGAGAATACGCTTACATGGGCAGCGCATAAAAATACAACGGTGTACCACATGTTGAAAGATGCGGTGATGCCGTTTGCAAGAAAAGGATTACAGATCGGCGGTGGTAAACACGTGATCAATGCCACACAACATAGTCACGGGCCGAGCTGGCGCATGATCGTTCATCTTACTAGCGAAACGGAAGCTTATGTGGTGTATCCCGGCGGACAAAGTGGAAACCCCGGCAGTAAGTACTATGATAGCTTTATTGACACATGGGCCAGCGGCAGTTATTACAAAGCATGGATGATGAAGAAAGGTGAGGAGAAAAGTAACAATGTAAAATGGACAATGACATTTAAGAAAGCATAATTTGTTTTGTTGGTCAGGCGACCAACAAAGGCATAAACACAAACAAAACGATCATGAAATTTATAGTTGCCTTTATCCTCACAGCCCTTTTAAGTTATGCCGCCGGATTTTATTTTCCCTGGTGGAGCATCGCCATTGCAGCATTTATTGTTGCAGTTGCTATTCCCCAAAAACCGTTGAAAGCTTTTCTTGCAGGTTTTCTTTCCCTGTTTGTATTATGGGTAGTATTAGCGTTGTACATTGATATGGAAAATCAACATATTCTTTCGATGAAGATCGCTGAACTGTTGTTCAAATCACATTCGCATGCGTTGATCATGAGTGTAACCGGTTTGGTAGCGGCGTTGGTGGGAGGCTTTGCTGCGTTGAGTGGCTCGTACCTGCGGCAAAGCAAACCTGCTACAGCTTGATATAACAATAGAACCGAAAAAAGCCAACTGAATGTTATGCTTTTTCATTGTTTCGTTATATAATTCACACCGTATAAAGAATTAGTTTTTTACTAACAACGGCAGAAGTATTTTCGTACATCATGCGCTCCTTACTTTTTATTCTGTTTACTTGCTGCATTACAGTTTCATCAATAGCCGGAAAGATCACCGGCATGGTTACCAATCAAAATGGCGAACCACTTCCTTACTCATCCATCACGATCAAAGGTTCAAAAGAAGCAACATCCGCCAATAACGAAGGCGTTTATTTTTTGCAGTTACCGGCGGGCACTTACACCATTATTTGCAGACACGTTGGGTTCGAACGCCAGGAAAAAACGATCTCCATCACCAATGAAGATGTTCAGGTGAATTTTGTGTTGAAAGAACAATCCGTCAGTTTAAGTGAAGTAGTGGTAAAAGCGGGTGCTGAAGATCCTGCCTATGCCATTATTCGCAATGCGATCAAAAAGCGCAAGGAACATCTCAACGAAATTAAAAGCTACGAATGTGAAGTGTACAGCAAGGGCACTATGAGCCTGCGTGATTTCCCAAAAAGCTTCATGGGACAAAAAGTAGATTTTGAAGATGGCGATACCAGTAAACAAAAAATGCTGTATCTCTCTGAAACCATTTCAAAATTATCTGTTGATGAGCCCAACAAAGTAAAAGTGGATGTGCTGAGTACAAGAGTGAGCGGACAAAGTGATGGTTTTGGTTTTGCAGGAGCACGTTTCTTTTCGTTTTATGATAACAATGTGCAGATCAGTAATTCACTCAATCCAAGAGGATTTATTTCGCCCATTGCCGAAAATGCATTGTACTTCTACAAGTATAAATATGAAGGTGCGTTCAGCGAAGATGGGCAACTCATCAACAAAATAAAAGTAATTGCCAAGCGGGGATACGAACCATGCTTTACCGGTTATATCAATATTGTGGAAGATGAGTGGCGTATCCACAGTTTGGAATTGATGCTTACCAAACAGAGCCAGATGAATTTTGCCGACACACTGCGTATTGAGCAACTCTATCAAAAAATTGCGGTAAAGCATTGGGTAGTGCAAAGTCAGATCTTGTATCCAGCCGTTAAGCTGCTGGGCTTCGATGCGTATGGAAGTTTTGCCAATGTGTATCGCAACTTTAATACAGAGCCGGTGTTTGAAAAAAAATATTTTGATAATACCATTCTCAAATATGAAAAGGGAAGCAATAAGAAGTCAATTGAATATTGGGACAGTATCCGTCCGCTTGCATTGACAAATGCTGAACAGATCGATTATGTAAAGAAAGACAGCCTGGAGCAGTTACGAAAAGATCCTGCCTATCTTGATTCGATCGATGCGGCGAATAATAAGTTTAAGATAAGTCATATTTATACCGGTAAAACGTATAACAAACAGACCAAAAAAATCAGTTATAGTGTGCCGGGCCTGTTGACTTTCGTCAGCTTCAATACAGTTGAGGGAGTGGCACTGGATCTGCCAGTCACTATTCGTAAAGAATTTACTGATCGTAAAAATCTTACATTGATTCCTCATCTTCGTTATGCTGTTAATACCAAACAGTTTTATGCCTGGGGAACGGCACGTTATAATTTTGGCACACGGTTCTTTTCATCTGTAAGTATCAGCGGTGGCAAGCGTCCGTTTCAACTCAATAACGATGAGCCGATTCTCCCGTTGTCCAATACCATTTCATCGCTCCTGTATAAAAATAATTTCCTGAAACTTTACCTGGCTGATTATGTACGTGTCAATTTTTCGAAGGGCATCGGAAGCGGACTAACGGTAACGGCTAATCTCCAGTACCAGGATCGTCATCCGCTTGAGAATACAACCGATTATTCATGGAATAAAAAGAGTACACGTCCATACCGTCCGAATTACCCCATTGAATTACAAACACAAAGTTTTACAGCACATCAGGCAGCTATTCTTTCAGTAGGGGTAACGTTTCAACCCGGTGCAAAATATGTTGAGTACCCAGATCGTACTATAAACGTTGGCAGCAAATGGCCCACATTCAGTACGCAATACACCAAGGGGATCGCAGATTTTTTGGGTAGTGATGTAGACTATGATAAATGGCAGGTTGCAATCAGAGATAATCTCAATTTGAAATTAGCAGGCCGTTTTAATTACAGAGTTCAAACCGGTGGCTTTACCAACAGCCGTGCATTGTATATACAGGACATGAAACATTTTCCCGGTAACCGTTTGTTACTGTCCACCGATTTTTTAACGACGTTTCAATTGCCGCAATATTACCGTTTCAGCAATGCTGACGATTTCTATACAGCCGTGTTTACAGAACATCATTTTAATGGATTTTTGACAAACAAAATTCCCGGTATTAAAAAACTCAACTGGCATTTGGTTGCTGGCGCATCGGTATTGTGGTTGCCAGGTCAAACTTATGCAGAATGGCACGCAGGCTTCGAAAACATCTTTCGTTTTTTTAGTGTAGACGTTGTAACAGGTTACACACAAGGAAGTAAACCACGCACCGAAGTTCGTTTTGGTACTACGTTTAATATTGGTGGTGGTGGGGGGAATGATTAGTTGAATGGTCGACAGTCGATGGTCAACAGTCCATGGACGATTGTTCATACAGAATCATCAAGGTCAATAGCATTCCGTCTTCTTTCTCGTGTAATATTCCTTATATCTTCTGCCTTTCGCCTTGAACCGGTTGCTTGCCTTATCAATTGTTTCTTTTTTTATCTTTGCCACGCTTTCGGATTTTGCCCAACCTGCAATTGGGGTTCAAAGCAGATTTACTGAACTAAAATTCAAACCATGGCCGTCTTACACAACCGCATCTCCCGTAAGGAGTTGAAAGAACGTATTTTAAACGATCCTACTCCCCGCACTACCATTTCATTTTATTGTTATTTCAAGATCGACGAACCGAAAGCGTTTCGTGATCAGTTGTACAAAGATTTTACAGCAGTCGGCGTAATGGGTCGTATTTATCTGGCGCACGAAGGCATCAATGCACAGATCAGTTTACCTGCTGCAAATATGGAGGCGTTCCGTAAGTATCTCGATGCTATTGAGCCACTCAACGGTATTCGCTTGAATGTGGCGGTAGATGATGACGGGAAAAGTTTTTATGTGCTCGATATAAAAGTGCGAACCAAAATTGTAGCAGATGGAATTGATGATCCCGATTTTGATATGGCTAACCGTGGACGTTATGTAAACGCCGAGCAATTCAATCAACTCACCAACGATCCCAACACCGTTGTAATCGATATGCGTAACCATTACGAATTTGAAGTGGGACATTTTGAAACTGCAATAGAAATCCCCAGCGATACATTCCGGGAGCAATTGCCCATGGCAGCCGATATGATGGATGCCGATAAGGAAAAGAATATTATCATGTATTGCACAGGTGGCATCCGTTGTGAGAAAGCCAGCGCTTACATGCTGCACAAAGGATTCAAAAATGTGTTTCATCTTGAAGGTGGCATTATCAACTACGTAAACCAGGTGAAAGAAAAAGGGCTTGATAATAAATTTCACGGGAAGAATTTTGTATTTGATCAACGGTTAGGCGAACGTGTAACCGAAGAGATCATTGCCCGTTGTCATCAATGCGGTAAAC
It encodes the following:
- a CDS encoding isoaspartyl peptidase/L-asparaginase family protein; protein product: MLDRRKFIQLTGVSTALLSMQSCASDAAKANGPVVLSTWAPNLKANKAAWEVLSKGGRALDAVEAGVMIPEADPTDTSVGYGGLPDRDGRVTVDACVMDEKGQCGSVMGLEDILHPVKVARLVMEQTPHVQFVGEGALQFALSKGFERTNLLTPKAEKAWKEWLKTSKYDPMRTMKDLEEKILQEKNKDEAMLYKWPSELLNHDTIGMIALDANGNLSGACSTSGMAFKMRGRVGDSPIIGAGLFVDNEVGAATCTGIGEEIVKICGAHTIVEMMRHGASPEEACKEAVRRIVKNNGDKAKNVQGGFIAINKKGEYGGYSVMKNFSMALHTTDTEKAIDVKSWF
- a CDS encoding tRNA-(ms[2]io[6]A)-hydroxylase; its protein translation is MEQDSIDVKNILGLQLPSDPRWVDLASISLEDILTDHAYCEQKAATTCITLIQRYSQHELLITELAPIVTEEWGHFRAVLAELHKRGLKLGRQRKDVYVNELIGFQVKGGHPDDRFLDDMLTMALIEARSCERFKRLSEGLDDAYMRKFYRKFMESEAGHYTLFITMAEHYLPKKKVRDRWKQWLVFEKDLMNRMEIRGDRIH
- a CDS encoding penicillin acylase family protein, producing MRLIPFLLSAAVTIGLVYALNTRIGPAPALGEFLSPQHGFWQNAEKAEHDFNEELSFPQLNGNASVYFDERLVPHVVADNDADAYFIQGYLHAKFRLWQMEFSTHAAAGRISEIIGERAINFDKEQRRIGMVFAAENMLKEMEANEFTKLSVDNYTKGINAYIETLNKSALPIEYKILGYQPEKWTNLKTALFIKQMTKTLAFSVDDLPLTALKKVFSDDEIEVLYPQLQDSLDPIVPKGTVFDKPGAIAVAPASVDSLYLQQKDSALKVAMIDQPSKDNGSNNWAVSGAKTKSGAPILSNDPHLELSLPAIWYEMQITTNNMNAYGVSFPGIPGVVIGFNDSIAFGFTNAGRDVRDFYEIKFKDETKKQYWFDNDWRDAPQRVEEIKVKGKATVLDTVSYTVFGPVTYDEDFSTPLTNNKAIATRWIAHDPSNELLMWHYLDRAKNYEDYYQAIQYFTVPAQNMIFASKRGDIAIWQQGHFPLRWNRQGLYVMPGQDSSYMWQGLIPLNENPHSVNPERGFVSSANQRPVDGNYPYFIPGGYDVYRGSEINKRLAAMNNITPDDMKRLQAVNYNPLAEVVTKLMLKYTNEAELGGDDKRFFSMIKTWDMQNSIDSKAATVFQVWYDSLERRVWYDELTQEDSVVYEWPYEFTLADALTKDSAFVFLDDIRTSNKETIFDMFAASLKAATPALLQKEKENTLTWAAHKNTTVYHMLKDAVMPFARKGLQIGGGKHVINATQHSHGPSWRMIVHLTSETEAYVVYPGGQSGNPGSKYYDSFIDTWASGSYYKAWMMKKGEEKSNNVKWTMTFKKA
- a CDS encoding DUF5686 and carboxypeptidase regulatory-like domain-containing protein; this encodes MRSLLFILFTCCITVSSIAGKITGMVTNQNGEPLPYSSITIKGSKEATSANNEGVYFLQLPAGTYTIICRHVGFERQEKTISITNEDVQVNFVLKEQSVSLSEVVVKAGAEDPAYAIIRNAIKKRKEHLNEIKSYECEVYSKGTMSLRDFPKSFMGQKVDFEDGDTSKQKMLYLSETISKLSVDEPNKVKVDVLSTRVSGQSDGFGFAGARFFSFYDNNVQISNSLNPRGFISPIAENALYFYKYKYEGAFSEDGQLINKIKVIAKRGYEPCFTGYINIVEDEWRIHSLELMLTKQSQMNFADTLRIEQLYQKIAVKHWVVQSQILYPAVKLLGFDAYGSFANVYRNFNTEPVFEKKYFDNTILKYEKGSNKKSIEYWDSIRPLALTNAEQIDYVKKDSLEQLRKDPAYLDSIDAANNKFKISHIYTGKTYNKQTKKISYSVPGLLTFVSFNTVEGVALDLPVTIRKEFTDRKNLTLIPHLRYAVNTKQFYAWGTARYNFGTRFFSSVSISGGKRPFQLNNDEPILPLSNTISSLLYKNNFLKLYLADYVRVNFSKGIGSGLTVTANLQYQDRHPLENTTDYSWNKKSTRPYRPNYPIELQTQSFTAHQAAILSVGVTFQPGAKYVEYPDRTINVGSKWPTFSTQYTKGIADFLGSDVDYDKWQVAIRDNLNLKLAGRFNYRVQTGGFTNSRALYIQDMKHFPGNRLLLSTDFLTTFQLPQYYRFSNADDFYTAVFTEHHFNGFLTNKIPGIKKLNWHLVAGASVLWLPGQTYAEWHAGFENIFRFFSVDVVTGYTQGSKPRTEVRFGTTFNIGGGGGND
- the trhO gene encoding oxygen-dependent tRNA uridine(34) hydroxylase TrhO codes for the protein MAVLHNRISRKELKERILNDPTPRTTISFYCYFKIDEPKAFRDQLYKDFTAVGVMGRIYLAHEGINAQISLPAANMEAFRKYLDAIEPLNGIRLNVAVDDDGKSFYVLDIKVRTKIVADGIDDPDFDMANRGRYVNAEQFNQLTNDPNTVVIDMRNHYEFEVGHFETAIEIPSDTFREQLPMAADMMDADKEKNIIMYCTGGIRCEKASAYMLHKGFKNVFHLEGGIINYVNQVKEKGLDNKFHGKNFVFDQRLGERVTEEIIARCHQCGKPADTHVNCVNDACHLLFIQCDECKEKMEGTCSKECHEFIHLPEEEQKRLRSGIDKGRNVFNKAKSRLKDLKAE